The DNA region CAACCAGTCCTGCGCCTCCAATCGCTCGGGCACGTAAACCTCCGTCACGTAGCTGATATCCTTCGAGATCAACGATTCCACTTCCAGCTTGAAGTCGTTCTGGATCATCTTCTTGATCTCGGTCTGCCACTTGGGCTTCTTCTCGAACCAGGGGTACTTGGCCACCTGCTTCGCGCGTTTACGGTCGGTGTCGTTCAGCGCGATCTTGACGCTTTCGGAGAGCTCGCAGCGGTCGTAGTCGATGCTCCGCAGGCCCAGGTACTTGGCCTCGGGGATCGCCATCCGCTGGCTCTCGAACGCCAGGTTGATCGAGCCCTGCTTGAGCACGCTGTAGATATAGTAGCCCCACGGGTCGTTATCGAGCACGCAGTACACCGGCAGGCTCAGCTCGTTGTGCAGCCGGAACAGCATGCGCCGCACGCCGCGTGGGGGCTGCCCGCTGCCGTGGGTGAGGATGCAGTTGTGCTTCTCCCAGAAGCGGTCTTCGTTGAACCGCTGCCAGACCGTGCCTTTCTCGACGTGCAGGATGAACTTGGCGTCGCACTTCTTCTTGTCGAACTGGATCACCTCTGGCTCGACGATCGACGGGATCGCGTACCCGCCGGAGCCCATGCGGGCGCAGTTGATCTCGTCTCCCTTGTCGGTGAACGTGATGGCGCCCACCATCGCGCCACGGTTCTCGGCGTACAGGTGCAGCTCTTCGCGGATGCTGGTCAGCAGCACCTCAACGTCTTCGATGATCGTGTCGCACTCGTTCTGGTCGTCGAAGGTGTTCTCCTTCGAGCCCTCGATCGTGTGCTTGAGCATGTAGAACATACCCCGGAGGCTGGTGCTCTTGCCCTGGTCCAGCAGCCGCTTGCAGCCCTCGGCGACCAGCATGGTGCGCATGTACGCCTTGGCCTGCGACAGGTCGAAGAGCTGTCGGCGGTTCTTGCCCGTGCCCATTTCGATGATCCGCTTACGCGCCGAGTAGCGGACGTTTGACAGCGTCCGGCTCGGGATATCGACGTACGGGTCGCGCCGCGCCGCCGCGGCTTTCGTCACGCCGTCGGCCAGGCCGACCAGAGACGACAGCGTCTTCTTGTCGCGCGGCGTGAGCTTGACGGGGGGCTTGGGGGCGGGGGTGATGGGGCTTTTTTTTGCCATGTCTTTGACGGATCTCTCGCAGAGGCGCAGAGGGAAGTAGAGTGTCTATCGAGTCAGAATATTGAGTTTGGATGTCAGTTCAACTTGATGTCCGTCAAAGTCGAGCACGACTGCCCGGCGGCCCCATGGACTATCCTTGGGAAGGCTTTGGATCATGGCGCCGATGGCCGCAAGGCTACTCGTTGCGGTTTCGACGCACTCGACTCGAAAACCAATGCGCGTTCCGGCCGTTGATTCAGTCTTGCTTGTTCTTGGGTAAATTTCAAAGACAATGCCATCGCACTCATTGGCCAAGTGCTCGGGGCCATTGCCATGGGAATGTCGGGTGAAGCTCAAGCCAATCGAAGCGTAGAACTGCTCTGCTCGATCCAGGTCGGCGGAACGAATCACGACTAGATTCAACATGGCGCCTCCCGTTCGTACTTCTCTGCGTCTCCGCGCCTCTGCGAGAGAAGTGTGGTTTGCTTCTACTCCGTATCGATCCGATAACTCACATCAGTTCCCGCAGTTTGGCCTTTACTTGTTCGGTGGTGAGGCCTGGTTTCGGCGAGTTTAGGCGCCGGTCAATCTCTTCGCGGCTTAACTTTGGTTCGTCGTCGATCCAGTAGTCGCGCCAGTTCGGCGGCGTTTCAACGCGAACAAAGCCGACCACTTTCCCCTTTGCATCGCAAAGCTCGACCGGGCCGTCGGTCGCTTCTAGCCGCCTCTTCAACTCGTCATCAATGGTGATCCGAACCAACTTCGACCTCGTCCGGGTAAGAGCTTCAGTACCTCCAGTATTGCATCACCACGTTATCCGCTGAAGTACGCCGCGAACGCCGACCAGGCTTGGCTGACTAAGAACAACGCCAGCAACGATAGGCCGACCGCGATCAGCGCCAGCAGGCCATCGTGGGCGGTGATCGCCAGGCCGATCAGCAGGATCGCGCCCCCGGGCGCTGCACAGGCCATCGGCAGGAACTCCAGCGGCGGCAGCGTCAGCGCCAGCACGATGCACAACGCCGCCAGCGCGTACTTGCCGGGGCCCTTCACGAGCCATGTGAGCCGGGGCTTCGTGAACTTGTCGATCCACTCGGCCCAGGGGCGGAACTTTTCCATCGACTCGCGGAACTTTTCGGCGTCGACGCTGCGGTCGGCGATCACGCCAGGCAGCCAGGGGTACTCGCGACCCGCGAGCGTCTGCCCCGCCACCAGCACCACCCACACGCCCATTGTTGTGGGGACGAGCGGGATGGCTCCGACTACCGGGATAAGCGTCACCAGCCCCGGCACAACCAGCAGCGGCCCGAAGAGTCGCCCAGCGAACTCGTCGAGCGCGTCCTGGGCGGACATCTGGCCGTCTTCTTGCGACTTCTCTTTGAGGTCGTCGATGACGTCGGTCAGCTCGCGTGGTTCTTCATCTGCCATCGGAGAACTCTTGCGGAGACGCAGAGGCGCCCAGGAAAGAAGGAGTGGAACCAGCCGGCCTATACATTGTTTATCCGCTCTCAGCGTGCATCGTTGGTAGACTGCCTGATGCGTCCGAAGGCTCCGCGTCTCTGCGAGAGGCCTCCGCCCTCACTCTTCTTCGCCCCCGCCATCCTCGTCGTCTTCGCCCACCGACGAAGCCCGGTTGATCGAAGCCGCGTGCGTTGTTGGGTCGACAATCAGCACGCTCCCTCCCAGGTCCATCTCCTCCGGGGCGATCTTCCGCCCGCGGTCGTCCAGCTTCATGTCCGCGTCGGCGGTCACCTTGTTCGCCACCTTCACGAGCTGGTCGTACAGCTCGCTCTGGTTCGCGCCGTTGATCGTACTAACCGCGCCGGAGACTTCTTTGAGGTAACGCAGGAACACCTCGCGGCGGTCGGTCTGCTGCTTCACCCGCAGCCGGCGGCGGAGGAACATCCCCAGCTTGCGCCCCACCGCTTGCAGCCCCAGGCGGATCTCTTTCTGGATCTCGGGGTACGCGGCGATCGCCTCTTTGCTCTCGCTGGTGAACGGCACCCACACGCTGGCGATGTGCACCATGATGCTCACCGGTCCCTTGGGGAGCGAGCCCCGCGACTGGCTCAGCCCGTAGCCACGCCAGTTGGTGCCGAGGATGGTCTGCGTCACCGCGCAGGCGGCCTGCTGGAACTGCAACGGCACGCGGTTGGCGTACCGCATCACCTCCATGCTCTGTCCCTCGGCGACGTTCACGTGCTTCATCGCGTCGAACAGCTTCTGGCGTTCCTTGGGCTTGAGCGCGCTGGGGTTCTGGCGGGTCTTGAGGCTGGCGGCCTTGACGATCTTGTCCGCGGCGTCGCTCCCCAGGCCATTGAACGTGTGGATGAGAAACTGCCGCACGGTGCGCGTGTCGGTCTCTTCGATCAGGTCTTGCAGCAGGTCCATCGTCACGTTCTGCGTGGCGGCCGACCCGCCGTACGCCAGGCCGACCTCCACCTGGAACGGGTTGCCCCGGTACACGGCCGGAGGACGCGTGGCGGCGGTGTAGAACTCGCCCGGCACCACGCTGTGCAGCCCCTTGAGCAGCAGCTCCTCGCCGATCGGGCAGATGCAGTTGGTCTCCGGCGGGCTGATCTTGGTCTGCTGGATCGCGCGGAAGATCTTGTCCGCCTGCTCCCGCTTCACCTTGCCGACCGCCAGCCGAGAAGACACCTCCGCCTTCTCGCAGATCTTGCGCGCCACCGCGGGCGTGACGCGGCTAAACTTGGTCTTGAGGAACTCGCTCACCCCCATCGGCTCGCTCTCTTCGAGCATCTGCGCCAGCCGGCCCGACTCGGTGCCGTATGGGTGCGGCTTGATCTCCTTCGATTCGGGGGGAAGCTTCTCGGCGCTGCGCGGGTAGTCGTGCAGGTAGTCGTCCGGGTCGTGGTAGTGCAGCGTGACGTGCGGGTTGGCGATCGCCGTCTGGTTCAGGTACTCGTCAACACTGCCGCGGCCGCGGACAAACTTGGCCTCGAGTTCGATGGTGACGCGCGTGCCGTGCGGCTGGTCTTCCCACTCGATGCCGTGCTGCTCGATGTACTTGGCGCCCTTCTCGCCCGGCGGGATGTCAACGCCCTCGCCCTTGCCGTTGAGGATGCGCGGGACGTTGCGCTTGGTGTCGATCTGGATCTCGTAGTAGTGCGCGGGCTTGCGCACGGAGACCTTGCTGATGATCTTCACGGGCTTGCCGGTGGTCTGCACGCCGTACATGCCGGCGGCGCTGATGCCGATCCCCTGCTGCCCACGGCTCTGCCGCAGGCGGTGGAACTTCGACCCGTACAGCAGCTTGCCGAAGATCAGCGGGATCTGCTTCTTGAGGATGCCGGGCCCGTTGTCTTGGATGCCGACCTTGTAGCGCCCCTCGCCGGTGGGCTCGATGTGCACCCAAATCTCCGGCAGGATGCCTGCTTCCTCACACGCGTCCAGCGAGTTGTCGACCGCTTCCTTGACGGTGGTCAGCAGGGCCTTGCGGGGGTTGTCGAATCCCAGCAGGTGGCGGTTCTTGGCGAAGAACTCGCTGACAGAGATTTCCTGCTGCTTGGCAGCCATCGCCTCTGCGGTCGTCCGCCGGGGCGCGGCGGCGCGGGTCGGTGCTGTCTCGGTCTCCGCCAAGGTTCTTGCCTCGTGGGGGATGGGGGTCTGTAGGGAAAACGTAGAGTTTACCGGCCGCGGCGAGGCGGTCCCAGGCGCCGGAGTGGCCGCCCCACGGACCGCACGGTAGGGACGGATTACAGGCGATGGCCATGAGAAGGCACAAGAATGCACGAAAATGAATGACTATGGACCAAGCCGCGGTGGCTAAATTTGCGCACTCTCTGGCGCTCTCGGGCAGGGGACAGGGACGCTGGCGGAGCTCCGCCAATCGGAGACCTGCGGCCGGTGCGCCACAACGGCCATGCGGTCTTGCATCGGCGCACGCCGGCGTACAGCATTGAGGAAGTCGGTGATTTCCTGCGGCGATCCAGCACGAGCTATACGTGAAGGTCTGGGAACTGATCAGGCAGCTCGAAGGTGAGGGCTGGCGCCAGGTTCGGATGCGGGGCAGTCACCGGCAATTTGTGCACGCGACCAAGCCCGGCACTGTCACGGTGTCCGGCAAGCCGAATGTTGATATCCCAGTTGGCACGCTGAAGAGTATACTTAAGCAAGCTGGACTGAACCCATAAGCTCTCTCATGAAGTACACGGTGATTATCGAGCAGGGCGAGAATAGCTGGGGCGCTTACGTTCCGGACCTTCCCGGCTGTATCGCTGCCGCAGACACCCGCGAGGGAGCGATTGCGCTGATCCGCGAGGCGATCGAGTTCCACATCGAGGGTCTAGCCGAGCAGGGTGAGCCGGTCCCTGCGCCCCACTCATCGAGCGAGCTGGTCGAGATTAACGCCGCGTAGGTCGGCGCCAGCAGCACTATCTGTCTCCAAGTGCTCCCAACTTCTTTGTGCTTTCTTGCGCCTTTTCGTGGCCATCCGCCCGAGGGCGTCCGGGTCCGGTTGTAACGCCCGTAGCGGTTGCACGCGGTAGCACGGAAAGTTTCACAGCAACGATTCTCGCACGTCGATGCTTTGCGACAGAACCAATCGGCCACGCGACGCCGGTCGCCGCGGGGGCCCCATCAAGTTCGCCGCAAGGGGGAATCCAAGCATGAAACAAACCACCAGCGCGATAGCAGTCGCCGTCATCGCCGCCGGCCTCTGGTCGACGGTTGCTCCCGCCGAGGCCGCCTACGGCTGGCGCGGCAAGCGGACCGTGAGCCGCCAGGACCCGAACGACCTGTTCTACAACTACTACGTCGGCCCGCAGCCCAGCGGCACGGCGGCCGAGATGTACGTCGCCCCGCTGCCGGTGCCGGTGAGCATGGGGCACACCTACACCACGTACCAGCCGCTGATGCCGCACGAGATGCTGTACCAGCACCACCGCTCGTACTACACGCACTCACCGGGCGCCGGCTGGACCCGCACCAACGTCAGCTATCATTCCAAGGCCAACTGGCTGCAGGCCGCCATCTGGGACTCGCACAACTGGGGCGAGAACTACGGCTACAAGAAGTCCGGAAACGCGTGGTGGTGATCCGGGCCGCGAACGCCGTTCACTGCCTGCCCCCCAGCCCCACGCCTTCCCGCCCGGAGAACCCCATGACCACGCTCAGCAAGCTCACCCTCGTCTTCGGTTTGGCGCTCGCCGCTTGGGCAGCCCCCCCTGCCCAGGCGGAAGCGCCTTACATGTGGCCCCTGCGTCGGGCCGAGAACTACAACTGGAACGCCCCCTACGCCCACGTGCAGTACGGCCAGCCCGTGGCGCTGGTGGTGCCGCCGGTGGTGCAGACCCAGACCAACTGGGGCTGGGGCGTGGGGTCGAGCCGCATCTCGCGGATCGACCACCAGTTCGGACGCGACTACCCCGGCATCGGCCCGCACGGCGGCCCGTTCCGCAACACCCCGGCCTGGCCGCAGGACACCAACCAGTTCGGCGTGTACTACGTCCGCGGCCCCTGGTAGCCCCCGTGTAGGGTGCACGAGGTGCGCCAAGCGGCGGAGAAGTCTTGACTGCTTCGAGACTCGTTCGGGGCCGGTGTACTGCGTACACCCTACGGCTCCGGGCGCTGACGCTTCCGGCTCCAAAAAGAGCACTCACAACGCATTCCCCCTCGTCGGGTAGCCCCGATCGGAAACGATCGGGGCTACTCGTTTTTCCGCGCGCCTGGTTCCTCTGCGATCTCGCGTGCAACCTCTTGGAACGCCGCGCCACTGGCGACGGTCGGTTCGAGCGTGGCGGTGATCTGGAATAGTTTACCCGCCTCTTCTTTACGGCCGGCTGCGAGCAGCGCCCGGATGCGGGCGCATCGCGCCGCCCCCCAGAGGGCGTCCCCCGCGGGGACCTCCTTCTCGAGCGCATGCAACAGCTTCACGGCGCGCTGGCGCTGCGAGGCGTCGGGGTGCCGCGTGAGCAGTTGTGCGAGCCTGAGCCTCGCCGCCGGACCACCCTCTGCTTGGCCCGCGAGCAGTTCGGTCGCCTCGGCAACGAAGCCGAGCGAGACGAGCGCCTCGGCGCGTAGCTCCGCGGCCTTCCCCTTGGCGTCTGTGGTGACCTGAACGATCAGCTTCGCCGCGGCCTCGCGCCCGTGCGGGTCGGCCGATCGAAGCTTCTCCGCGAGGGCCTCCAGCACCGGCCCGGTGTCCGCGGCGGCGAGCCAGGGGGCGGCGCCGTCGAGGTCGCCACGCTCGATCAGCAACTGGGCCAGCAGCGTCGCGGCGTCGCGGCGCCACTGGGGGTCGGGTTCCGGGGCGCCGGCCAGCGCCTTCGCGAGCAGCCTGGGCGAGTAGTCGCTCTCGGGATCGTCTGCGTGCATCCGGGCCAGCGCCAGCGCCGCGTGACGCGCGATGGGGGTCCAGGCATCGGGCCAGCGGTTGTCGCGGCCCGTGACCAGCGGCTGCAGCTCGGCCGTGGCTTCTGCCAGCCACGCGTCTGCCGCCGCGCCGGACAGCGCGGCGTGCTTGCGGGCCGAGGCCTCGATCCGCAGCGACATCCCCTCGGCGTAGCGCGGGTCGCTTTGCGTAAGGCCGCTTGTTTCGCTGAGGATCGCGTCCCACTGCTCGTCGGCCGCCAGCAGCTTGGTCAGCCACCAGCGGGCTTTCTCGGCCGTCTCGGCGCGTGGCCAAGTCGCGGCGTGCTCGCGCAGCATCTCGGCGTACCGCTCTTTGAGGGCCGGATCGCGCCGCGCCGCCTCGGCGGCCGCCAGCAGGCCGGCGTGGTGCGCGGCGGGCGCCTCGGGGCGGTCGGAAGCCGCCAGCGCCGCCCGACGGAACCTGCGGGCCGCGTCCGACAGCTTCCCCTGCTGGTGACGGATGGCCGCCGCCGCCAGCGAGCACTCAAACGCCGACCCGTGCGCGCCGCTGCGGAACGCGTCCGCGGCCGCGCGGTCGTAGGCATCGACCGCCTCGTCCAGCTTGCCCGCCGCGTACAGCTCGGCCCCGCGGCGGCCGGGCTCGTCCGCGGCGCGTGCGGTCTTGGCGTGTGTGTCGGCCGCCGCCAGCCAATCGGCGGGGGCGTCGGCCTTGTACTCGGCCAGCCGTGCTCGGTGCAGCCGGTCGCGTCCCAGCAGCGCCAGGCAAGCAACCTCCACGCCACGCGCACGCCAGCGTAGCGCGTCGGGCACACGGCCGTGCGCCAGCGGCTCGGCCACGCCGAGGGCCCGCAGCGCCGCGTCGTCGCGGTCGGCGCTCTCGGGGGGGTAGGTTTCGGCCAGCATCTGCAGCACGCCGGCGTGCTCTACGCGGGCGTGGTTGGCGAGCGATTCATTCTGTCGGTCGGATGCGCGGGCAAGGCCCGTTTCGATTTCTTCTACCATCCGCTCCAGGCGATCGTCTAAGTCTCTCAGCACCCGCCGGTCGGCGTCGTCTGCTTCTGCTAGGTCGGTCCGCACCATCGCGGCCAGGCTCAGGCAGGCCTGCAGCTCGATCACCCGACGGCTCGCAGTCTGGCGGAGCTCGCCCTGCAGCTTTTCGAGCGTCCGGTTGCACTGCGTCGCGATCCGCCGCCTCTGGGCGCGCGGCGTGCCCAAGGCCTTGCCCACGGACGCCCGCGCGTACTCGATGGCGAACTCTACCCGCACCGCTTCGGGGAGGTCGCTGCGCTCGATCCGCTCAGACGCAAGCTTGATCGCGTAGTCGAACTGCCCCTGCTCGCGGAGCGACCTGGCGAGCGCCAGCTTTTGCGCGGCGTCGTCGGCGGCCGCGGCCGGGGCGACCAGGAGCAAGAAGAGCGCGAGGGTCCTCGCCATGCCTACTCCCCGGCCGCGATCTGGACCTTGGTGAACCCCGCCAGCCGCCCGGCGTCGTAGCCGTCTACGAGGTCTCCCATGGGCACCTCGGACGCCGCGTCGATCGTTACTGGAAGTGACGGGTCGATCTCGGCCAGCGTTCTTAGCAGCGCCGTGGCGTCCGCCAGCGAGGCGGCGGGCCGCTCGTTCACAAGCCACCGCGTTCCACTCGCCCCGACGCGTGCGGCCAGCGTCACCCGCTCGAGCTCCGGCTCCGGCTCGACCGACAGGTCGCTGGCCCCGTCGCTGGCCATCAACAGGCTGGCGGGCAGCGTCTTCTCCGGCCGCTGGAAGCTGGACGTGCAGAGGAAGAAGATCAGCAGCAAGAACACCACATCGATCATCGGCGTCATCACCGCGGCCAGATCGGTGGCGGGAGGGCGTTTGCGGGGGAAGCTGGTTCGCATGGGGGCTTTTGTCGTTGGCGAAGGGTCTCTCGCAGAGGCGCGGAGGCGCAAAGGAAATCAAGGAAATCAGTGACCGCAAATCCTTGGCGTCTTTGCGACTTTTCGAGAGAAACTCGTTGCTGAGAGAGTTACTCCGCCAACCGACCTAGGGCGTCTTTCCGGCGATCCATCACTTCGTTCAGAACCTTGACTTGAGAGTCAACGATCGGCTTCGAGAAGATGAGGATGCGACCGTTCGACCCTACTTCCGTGAGGAGCTCATCCCCGGCGGACGCGTTCAAGTGAGCGGCCAACTCCGGCGACAGCACTACCGCTAGTTGGTTATCGATCGTCGTCACTTTCAGCATCGTCATCTTAGAATCTTCTTTCACTAAGGATCGATTCAGATACAATCGCCGCACTTGGCCGAAGGCCTTGTTCACCGTAGCCTACGGCAACGCCGTAGCTAGACACCCGCGAAGCGCTGTTTGGCCGAAGGCCATACTCACCGTTGCGACTACGGACGCGGTGAATATGGCCTTCGGCCAAACTTCCACCGGCGCCACATCACCTGGGGCGGCGCTCCGCTTGCCCCAGGCTACAGTGAAGGATGGCCTTCGGCCAAACTTGGAAGTTATTGTTGAGCCGTTTCTAAGTATATCACCCAGGCCAGCGGGCGAAGACGCCGCTTTCTAGGCGGCGGCGGTCGGGGGTCCGCAGGTACAGCGTGCCGGTGGCTGGGGGTTGGCCGCAGGATCCGAATAGGCCGTCGCTGAGGTAGGCCGCTAGCTCGGCGGGGCCGACCCCTGGGGTGTGGCAGGTCAACAAGAAAAAGACCGGGCGGCGGTCGACAAGTTCGCCGCAAATCTCCAATAGCGGCAGCAGGTCGCGCTCCAGCCGCCAGTCTTCTCCCTTGGGGCCGTGGCCGTAACTGGGGGGGTCGAGGATCACCCCGTCGTACCGGCTACCGCGGCGCACTTCGCGCTCGCAGTACTTCACCGCGTCCTCGATAATCCACCGCACCGGCGCCCCCTCCAGCCCGCTAAGCGCCGCGTTCTCGCGCGCCAGCGCTACCGAGGGCTTCGACGCGTCGACATGCGTCACCTCACACCCCGCGGCCGCGGCCGCCAGCGTGCTGCCGCCGGTGTAGGCGAACAGGTTCAGCACCCGCAGCGGGCGCCCCGCGCGCCGCGCCTGCGCTGCGATCCACTGCCAGTTCTCGAACTGCTCGGGGAACAGCCCCACCTGACCCGCGGGGGAGAGGTCGAGCTTGGCCCCGAAGCCGAGGGCCTCGCTGAGCGGGATGTTGAGCGGGACGCTCAACGCCGGGCGGACCCCGTCCGCCACGCGCCATTTCCCGTCTCCTACTTTCGCGCCGGTGTAGACTGCTTTGGGTTCGCGCCAGTGGGGCGTATCACGCCGGGTAGCGTCTGCGGCGGCGGGGCAGGGACGGTCGACCAGCAGCCCCCCAAACCGCTCCAGCTTCCGCCCGGCGCCAAAATCGATGAGCTCGTAATCGGGCCAGTCAGACATGATGCAGAAATGTGGGGCTAAGGATCGCTCAAGAATAACGCTCGCGTTTGGCCGAAGGCCTACGTTACCGTAGCCTAGGGCAACGCCCTAGGAACTTGGGCGGTGTCAGCGGTTTGACCGAACGCCGTATTCATCTGCGTCTCAGGTGATTATGGCCGTTGGCCAAACGACGCGCTTGGCGGCGGCTACCTGGGGCGGCGCCCCAGGCTACGGTGAACAAGGCCTTCGGCCAAACCCCGGTGTGGTTCCGGACGCGTGCCCTAGACCGCTGGAGCCGCAATA from Pirellulimonas nuda includes:
- a CDS encoding DNA topoisomerase IV subunit A, translated to MAKKSPITPAPKPPVKLTPRDKKTLSSLVGLADGVTKAAAARRDPYVDIPSRTLSNVRYSARKRIIEMGTGKNRRQLFDLSQAKAYMRTMLVAEGCKRLLDQGKSTSLRGMFYMLKHTIEGSKENTFDDQNECDTIIEDVEVLLTSIREELHLYAENRGAMVGAITFTDKGDEINCARMGSGGYAIPSIVEPEVIQFDKKKCDAKFILHVEKGTVWQRFNEDRFWEKHNCILTHGSGQPPRGVRRMLFRLHNELSLPVYCVLDNDPWGYYIYSVLKQGSINLAFESQRMAIPEAKYLGLRSIDYDRCELSESVKIALNDTDRKRAKQVAKYPWFEKKPKWQTEIKKMIQNDFKLEVESLISKDISYVTEVYVPERLEAQDWLD
- a CDS encoding VOC family protein, translated to MLNLVVIRSADLDRAEQFYASIGLSFTRHSHGNGPEHLANECDGIVFEIYPRTSKTESTAGTRIGFRVECVETATSSLAAIGAMIQSLPKDSPWGRRAVVLDFDGHQVELTSKLNILTR
- a CDS encoding exopolysaccharide biosynthesis protein gives rise to the protein MADEEPRELTDVIDDLKEKSQEDGQMSAQDALDEFAGRLFGPLLVVPGLVTLIPVVGAIPLVPTTMGVWVVLVAGQTLAGREYPWLPGVIADRSVDAEKFRESMEKFRPWAEWIDKFTKPRLTWLVKGPGKYALAALCIVLALTLPPLEFLPMACAAPGGAILLIGLAITAHDGLLALIAVGLSLLALFLVSQAWSAFAAYFSG
- a CDS encoding DNA topoisomerase VI subunit B; this translates as MAETETAPTRAAAPRRTTAEAMAAKQQEISVSEFFAKNRHLLGFDNPRKALLTTVKEAVDNSLDACEEAGILPEIWVHIEPTGEGRYKVGIQDNGPGILKKQIPLIFGKLLYGSKFHRLRQSRGQQGIGISAAGMYGVQTTGKPVKIISKVSVRKPAHYYEIQIDTKRNVPRILNGKGEGVDIPPGEKGAKYIEQHGIEWEDQPHGTRVTIELEAKFVRGRGSVDEYLNQTAIANPHVTLHYHDPDDYLHDYPRSAEKLPPESKEIKPHPYGTESGRLAQMLEESEPMGVSEFLKTKFSRVTPAVARKICEKAEVSSRLAVGKVKREQADKIFRAIQQTKISPPETNCICPIGEELLLKGLHSVVPGEFYTAATRPPAVYRGNPFQVEVGLAYGGSAATQNVTMDLLQDLIEETDTRTVRQFLIHTFNGLGSDAADKIVKAASLKTRQNPSALKPKERQKLFDAMKHVNVAEGQSMEVMRYANRVPLQFQQAACAVTQTILGTNWRGYGLSQSRGSLPKGPVSIMVHIASVWVPFTSESKEAIAAYPEIQKEIRLGLQAVGRKLGMFLRRRLRVKQQTDRREVFLRYLKEVSGAVSTINGANQSELYDQLVKVANKVTADADMKLDDRGRKIAPEEMDLGGSVLIVDPTTHAASINRASSVGEDDEDGGGEEE
- a CDS encoding type II toxin-antitoxin system HicA family toxin, which codes for MKVWELIRQLEGEGWRQVRMRGSHRQFVHATKPGTVTVSGKPNVDIPVGTLKSILKQAGLNP
- a CDS encoding type II toxin-antitoxin system HicB family antitoxin translates to MKYTVIIEQGENSWGAYVPDLPGCIAAADTREGAIALIREAIEFHIEGLAEQGEPVPAPHSSSELVEINAA
- a CDS encoding ExbD/TolR family protein, giving the protein MRTSFPRKRPPATDLAAVMTPMIDVVFLLLIFFLCTSSFQRPEKTLPASLLMASDGASDLSVEPEPELERVTLAARVGASGTRWLVNERPAASLADATALLRTLAEIDPSLPVTIDAASEVPMGDLVDGYDAGRLAGFTKVQIAAGE
- a CDS encoding AbrB/MazE/SpoVT family DNA-binding domain-containing protein; protein product: MTMLKVTTIDNQLAVVLSPELAAHLNASAGDELLTEVGSNGRILIFSKPIVDSQVKVLNEVMDRRKDALGRLAE
- a CDS encoding class I SAM-dependent methyltransferase, producing MSDWPDYELIDFGAGRKLERFGGLLVDRPCPAAADATRRDTPHWREPKAVYTGAKVGDGKWRVADGVRPALSVPLNIPLSEALGFGAKLDLSPAGQVGLFPEQFENWQWIAAQARRAGRPLRVLNLFAYTGGSTLAAAAAGCEVTHVDASKPSVALARENAALSGLEGAPVRWIIEDAVKYCEREVRRGSRYDGVILDPPSYGHGPKGEDWRLERDLLPLLEICGELVDRRPVFFLLTCHTPGVGPAELAAYLSDGLFGSCGQPPATGTLYLRTPDRRRLESGVFARWPG